A genomic window from Aquila chrysaetos chrysaetos chromosome 9, bAquChr1.4, whole genome shotgun sequence includes:
- the LOC115345646 gene encoding LOW QUALITY PROTEIN: galanin receptor type 1-like (The sequence of the model RefSeq protein was modified relative to this genomic sequence to represent the inferred CDS: inserted 1 base in 1 codon), with amino-acid sequence MGEQEDNFVLSLGANTSKCSIETNQTGATTCWSGATRGDPEVVIVPVLFGLIFLLGMVGNTLVLVVLGCLRPGGHLSCCATNIFILNLSIADFSFLLFCIPFQATIYSLPEWIFGAFFCKWVHYLAMATMLVSIFTLVAMSVDRYIAVVHAKRSPCIRSKRNTALGVAVVWLLSLLIXIPVAQHQVLMSGHQQAPNSSFCWEHWANGSIAKQMYKITILLVGYLLPLVLIICCYAEVLYHLHMKVKNISKKSERSKEKTAQTMLLVMAMFLLSWLPHHIITMWAEFGQFPLNISFTFRIISHCLAYGNSCINPIIYAFLSENFRKACRQVFTCKLFLQPVPTEKLVRIRMENFSTMRLTTNV; translated from the exons ATGGGGGAGCAGGAAGACAACTTTGTGCTTTCCCTTGGAGCCAACACCAGCAAGTGCAGCATTGAGACTAACCAAACAGGGGCCACAACATGCTGGTCAGGAGCAACCAGGGGCGACCCGGAGGTGGTGATTGTACCGGTGCTTTTTGGGTTGATTTTCCTCCTGGGAATGGTGGGAAACACCTTggtgttggttgttttggggtgtCTCCGGCCTGGGGGACACCTGTCGTGCTGTGCTACCAATATCTTCATCCTGAACTTGAGCATTGCAgacttctcctttctgctcttctgcatcCCCTTCCAGGCCACCATCTACTCCCTGCCAGAGTGGATCTTCGGTGCCTTCTTTTGCAAGTGGGTTCACTACTTGGCCATGGCAACAATGCTGGTCAGCATCTTTACTCTGGTGGCTATGTCTGTGGACAGATACATTGCTGTGGTCCATGCCAAGCGTTCACCCTGCATCCGCAGCAAGCGCAACACTGCCCTCGGCGTGGCTGTCGTTTGGCTGCTGTCTCTACTTA GCATCCCTGTGGCCCAGCACCAGGTCCTCATGAGTGGTCATCAGCAAGCACCCAACAGCTCCTTCTGCTGGGAGCACTGGGCAAATGGTTCAATAGCCAAGCAGATGTACAAGATTACCATCCTGCTGGTGGGATACCTCCTGCCCCTGGTGCTCATCATCTGCTGCTATGCCGAG GTTTTATATCATCTCCATATGAAGGTAAAGAACATTTCCAAGAAGTCAGAGAGATCAAAGGAGAAG ACAGCACAGACAATGCTTCTCGTGATGGCCATGTTCCTGCTCTCCTGGCTGCCACACCACATCATCACGATGTGGGCAGAGTTTGGGCAGTTTCCCCTGAACATCTCCTTCACCTTCCGCATCATCTCTCACTGCTTAGCCTATGGGAACTCTTGCATCAACCCCATCATTTACGCTTTCCTCTCGGAAAACTTCCGCAAAGCCTGCCGGCAAGTCTTCACCTGCAAGTTGTTCCTGCAGCCGGTTCCCACTGAGAAACTGGTTAGAATACGCATGGAGAACTTCTCTACCATGCGCTTGACCACTAATGTGTAA